From one Lolium rigidum isolate FL_2022 chromosome 4, APGP_CSIRO_Lrig_0.1, whole genome shotgun sequence genomic stretch:
- the LOC124649312 gene encoding uncharacterized acetyltransferase At3g50280-like, giving the protein MERLTNADNTAAYPDNMAPPISADVPAAPARASVPASIITVVSKQTVRPERASPIGDLKLSFSDMLMLSCSYIQKGLFFRLTGTPMAGLVSSLVSSLSLALGVFPPLAGRLVTLPDGRIVIRCNDDGAAVDFFHAVAPALSLADFLVSDADVPTMLIKDLFPMAGAVSYEGHHRPLSSFQVTELGDGAFFLSVVVNHAVVDGTSFWHFFNTWAGLCRGDPIPVQPPDFGRRFFGGSTAVLRFSERDGPAVTLHAPPLLRERVVHFSAAAIRDLKAAANGCGKTNKDSMVNGEISSFQSICAHMWLAVTRARQQLAADATTTFRMAVNCRHRLRPTISPVYFGNAIQIVATTATVAELVASDLRWAAARLHATVVAHHDGAIRQAAADWDAAPWCFPRGNPDGAALIMVSSPRFPMYDGTDFGWGRAVAVRSGCDSKIDGMLSALPGQAGDGSVDVEVCLAPDTMARLLGDNEFLRYVSHAP; this is encoded by the coding sequence ATGGAGAGACTGACCAACGCCGATAACACAGCCGCATATCCAGATAACATGGCTCCGCCAATCTCCGCCGACgtcccggccgcgccggctcgcgCGAGCGTGCCGGCGTCCATCATCACCGTCGTGTCAAAGCAGACCGTTCGGCCCGAGCGCGCATCGCCGATTGGAGACCTCAAGCTATCCTTCTCCGACATGCTAATGCTGTCCTGCAGCTACATTCAGAAGGGGCTATTCTTCCGGCTTACAGGCACGCCGATGGCCGGCCTCGTGTCATCGCTGGTGTCTTCGCTCTCCCTCGCGCTCGGCGTCTTCCCGCCCCTCGCAGGACGGCTAGTCACGCTCCCCGACGGCCGCATCGTCATCCGTTGCAACGACGATGGCGCTGCCGTCGACTTCTTCCATGCGGTGGCGCCCGCTCTGTCGCTTGCGGACTTCCTCGTGTCGGACGCCGACGTGCCCACCATGCTGATCAAAGATCTGTTCCCGATGGCCGGTGCCGTGAGCTACGAAGGCCACCACCGCCCGCTCTCGTCATTCCAAGTCACGGAGCTCGGGGACGGCGCTTTCTTTCTCTCCGTCGTCGTCAACCACGCGGTCGTGGACGGGACCTCGTTTTGGCACTTCTTTAATACGTGGGCTGGGCTGTGCCGCGGCGATCCAATTCCAGTCCAGCCACCGGACTTCGGCCGCAGATTCTTCGGCGGTTCGACGGCCGTCCTCCGCTTCTCCGAACGCGACGGCCCCGCAGTGACGCTAcacgcgccgccgctgctgcgtGAGCGAGTCGTCCACTTCAGCGCTGCCGCGATCCGCGACCTGAAAGCCGCCGCCAACGGCTGTGGAAAAACCAACAAGGACTCCATGGTGAACGGAGAGATCTCCTCGTTCCAATCGATCTGCGCGCATATGTGGCTGGCCGTGACGCGAGCGAGGCAGCAGCTGGCTGCGGACGCGACGACCACGTTCCGCATGGCGGTGAACTGCCGGCACCGTCTGCGCCCGACGATCTCCCCGGTCTACTTCGGCAACGCCATCCAGATCGTGGCCACCACGGCGACGGTGGCCGAGCTGGTTGCCAGTGACCTCCGCTGGGCGGCTGCCAGGCTGCACGCTACCGTGGTGGCGCACCACGACGGCGCCATCAGGCAGGCTGCGGCGGACTGGGACGCCGCACCATGGTGCTTCCCGCGGGGCAACCCCGACGGCGCCGCGCTCATAATGGTGAGCTCGCCGCGGTTTCCGATGTACGACGGCACTGACTTCGGGTGGGGCAGGGCGGTTGCTGTTAGGAGCGGGTGCGATAGCAAAATTGACGGCATGCTGTCGGCGTTGCCGGGCCAGGCCGGGGATGGCAGCGTCGACGTCGAGGTTTGCCTTGCCCCGGACACCATGGCCCGCCTTCTCGGCGACAATGAATTCTTGCGGTACGTGTCGCATGCACCTTGA